In Erigeron canadensis isolate Cc75 chromosome 6, C_canadensis_v1, whole genome shotgun sequence, the following are encoded in one genomic region:
- the LOC122604128 gene encoding heat shock 70 kDa protein 3-like, whose amino-acid sequence MSKPRGAETTTAIGIDLGTTYSCVAAWFHEHNRVEIIPNEQGNKITPSCVAWDGTRLLVGESAKNQITRNPNNTLFDVKRLMGNRFRDIRVQEDIKSWPFKVTEGNERKPMIVFEHDSHENRSYSPEEISSMILKNLKEAAEAYLGKKVTDAVITVPAYFSDKQRQATKDAGALAGLNVMRLISEPTSAAIAYGLDKSADLYCPKDKNVFVFDMGGGTFDVSLLNISKAGTISVKAVGGDTHLGGEDFDREMVKYCAQEFKDKVNKDVSENARAMMRLKVACEKAKRDLSSTTETSIEVDSLFEGTDFSKKMSRARFEKLNGRFFEKCIEHVENCLRDANIHKNDVDDVVIVGGSTRIPKVQQMLIEFFDGKRLCKSINADEAVAYGAAVLAEKLSGSRNVVVQNLVLEDVTPLSLGIWSRVHGISLDVQDMSVVIPRNTPIPVTRDHMYMMDDDKQTDVLIKVYQGESIKTENNILLDSFTLDGVPPGPERQQPLKVCFSIDANGILSVSAQVVSTGKKRSKAIASAASYAADEIIKFIKK is encoded by the exons ATGTCTAAACCAAGAGGAGCAGAAACGACGACTGCGATTGGTATCGATCTTGGTACCACGTACTCGTGTGTGGCAGCATGGTTTCATGAGCACAACCGTGTTGAGATCATTCCTAACGAACAAGGAAACAAGATTACCCCCTCGTGCGTTGCTTGGGACGGCACTCGACTCTTGGTTGGCGAGTCCGCAAAAAATCAGATCACCAGGAACCCTAACAACACCCTTTTTG ATGTGAAACGTTTAATGGGGAACAGATTTCGCGATATTAGAGTTCAGGAGGACATTAAGTCATGGCCTTTCAAGGTAACCGAAGGGAATGAACGGAAGCCAATGATTGTATTTGAACACGATTCACATGAAAACAGATCTTATTCACCCGAAGAAATATCTTCCATGATTCTGAAGAATCTGAAAGAGGCTGCTGAAGCCTACCTCGGAAAAAAAGTTACAGACGCGGTTATAACTGTGCCTGCATACTTTAGTGACAAGCAACGACAGGCAACCAAAGACGCCGGTGCCCTTGCGGGTCTTAATGTCATGCGTTTGATTAGTGAGCCAACATCAGCGGCAATTGCCTATGGCTTAGACAAGAGTGCAGATTTGTACTGCCCCAAAGACAAAAATGTTTTCGTCTTTGATATGGGAGGAGGAACATTTGACGTGTCACTTCTCAATATCAGCAAGGCTGGTACCATTAGTGTTAAAGCTGTTGGGGGTGACACTCATTTAGGCGGTGAGGATTTTGACAGGGAGATGGTCAAGTATTGTGCCCAAGAATTCAAGGATAAAGTGAATAAGGATGTAAGTGAGAACGCAAGAGCAATGATGAGGTTGAAAGTTGCATGCGAGAAAGCGAAGAGGGATTTGTCGTCAACGACTGAGACATCAATTGAAGTGGATTCTCTGTTTGAAGGAACtgatttttcaaagaaaatgtcGCGGGCAAGATTTGAGAAGCTGAATGGTAGGTTCTTTGAGAAGTGCATTGAACATGTGGAGAATTGTTTGAGAGATGCAAATATACACaagaatgatgttgatgacgtAGTCATCGTTGGTGGATCAACAAGGATCCCAAAGGTACAACAGATGCTGATAGAATTCTTTGATGGGAAACGGCTTTGCAAGAGCATTAACGCCGATGAAGCTGTGGCTTATGGGGCAGCAGTGCTGGCGGAAAAGTTGAGTGGTTCACGCAATGTAGTTGTGCAAAATCTGGTacttgaagatgtgactcctcTCTCTCTTGGTATTTGGTCCAGAGTACATGGCATTAGTTTAGATGTACAAGATATGAGTGTCGTGATCCCGAGAAACACGCCCATACCTGTCACCAGGGATCACATGTATATGATGGATGATGATAAGCAAACAGATGTGCTGATCAAAGTATATCAGGGCGAGAGTATCAAAACCGAAAATAACATCTTACTTGACTCATTCACTCTTGATGGAGTCCCGCCAGGCCCTGAAAGACAACAACCTCTCAAGGTTTGCTTTAGCATAGATGCCAATGGTATTCTCAGTGTCTCAGCACAGGTGGTATCCACAGGTAAGAAAAGAAGCAAAGCAATTGCTAGCGCAGCA AGttatgctgctgatgaaatcatcaaattcatcaagaaa